A segment of the Terribacillus aidingensis genome:
TACGGAGTGGAGCAGAAGCGGTTGGAAAATTGGAAGAAGAAGGGATTCGATCTGGCGAAACTTCTATTGATAGAGAAGGCATGGCTTTTGGCTTTAGTAGGCTTCTTGCTTGGACGGGCTGTCGTACTGACCACTGTCTCCCCATTTGCGGCAGCATTCCTGGCATCTATCTGGCTGACAAGAAGAAAGAGAATGGTGCCAATCACATTGGCAACAATCGCTGGTGCGGGAACCTATCATTGGACACATGGACTATATATAGCAGGTACAGCATTCGTACTTTATTTCCTTGCCATGATTAGTAAGAAGATACCGCATCAAATTCGGGTCATGGCTGTACTCGTCTTTCTGGCAAGTTCCCTCCCGAGGATGCTGGCACTCTCCTATGAAAACACCTTGACCAGCTTTGACTGGATGATGATCGGCGTCGAAGGAATTCTTGGTTCTGTACTCTTTATCATCTTTATGCAAAGCATTCCGTTATTATCCATCAAAAGATATTATCCGGCATTAAAAAATGAAGAGATAGTCTGCTTGATCATTTTGCTAGCCTCAGTACTCACCGGCACGATTGGCTGGCAGATCCAAGGGGCTGGAGTGGAGCAGATATTCTCCCGCTACTTCGTATTGCTGCTGGCTTTGATCGGCGGGGCGGCAATGGGCTCGACTGTTGGGGTAGTTGCCGGCTTGATTCTCAGTCTCGCCAATGTTGCAAGTCTCTATGAGATGAGCCTCTTAGCCTTTGCTGGTCTGCTTGGCGGCTTATTAAAGGACGGGAAAAAATTCGGGGTGAGCATCGGTCTTATTATAGGAACATTACTTATCGGTGTGTATGGGCAGGAGCAGGGCATGCAGGAGGTATATCCATCCTTGCTTGCATCGGCTATTAGTATTCTGCTGCTCGTTTTGACGCCGGACAGCTGGATCCGGCGTATGTCCCGTTTCGTTCCTGGCACTGCTGAGCACAGCCAGGAACAGGAGCAATATCTTCAAAAGGTACGCGACGTTACGGCTAATCGCGTGCAGCAGTTCTCCAATGTGTTTGATGCATTGGCGAAGAGCTTCGCTACGCCTGATCGGGAGGCAGAGGATGTGCGGAATCGAGAGACTGATTTTCTGCTTGGCAATGTGACCGAGCAGACATGCCAGCTGTGCTTCAAAAAGGATCGCTGCTGGGGCGCACAGCAGTTTGATCGAACCTATCAATTAATGGAGAGTCTGAAAGAGGATATGGAGGACGGAGGGCCTCCGAATAAACTGCTGGAGCGGAACTTGGAGTCCCACTGTGTCAAATCGAAGAAAGTGATTGAAACGATGAAGCATGAGCTGAGTTTCCATCAAGCTAATCAGATGCTGCGGCGGCAGGTGCAGGAAAGCCGTCGCTTTGTTGCCGATCAGCTTAACGGTGTATCCGAGGTTATGGGCGACTTTGCAAAGGAGATCGTCAAGGAAAAGGAGAACCATGAGCATCAAGAGGTGGAGATGATGGCTGCTTTGCGGGCGGCTGGCTTAGTCGTGGACAAGCTGGATGTATTCTCCCTGACGAAAGGGAGCATCGATATTGAGATGCATGTATCTATACAAGGATACCATGGCGAGGGGCAAAAGCTAATCGGCCCTATTTTATCCGACATTCTGGGGGAGACTGTCGTCGTAACGAAGGAAGAAATAGCGCCGTTTCCGGATAAGTTCTGTTTCCTGGCGTTCTCTTCCATTAAGAAATTCGTCGTGGATACAGGTGTTGCACATGCGGCAAAAGGTGGGGGGTTCGTATCTGGAGACAGTTTTTCCACGATCGAACTAGGGGCGGGCAAGTACGCGATTGCAATCAGTGATGGTATGGGCAATGGAGACAGAGCACATGAGGAAAGCACCGAGACATTACGGCTGCTTCAGCAGATTCTGCAATCAGGCATCAGAGAAGAAGTGGCAATCAAATCGATCAATTCCATCCTCTCGCTCCGCTCCAACGAAGAGATATTCGCAACATTGGATCTGGCAGTCATCGATTTGCATGACGCAGCAGTCCAATTCCTTAAAATCGGATCGACACCTAGCTTCATTAAGCGCGGTGATCAGGTCCTTAAAATAGAGTCGGGCAACTTACCGATCGGCATCGTACAGGATCTGGAGGTGGACGTCGTACAGGAGCAGCTGCAGCCGGGTGACTTGCTCGTCATGATGAGTGACGGAATCTTTGAGGCTCCGCGGCATGTGGAGAACACGGATATCTGGCTGAAGCGGAAGATCAAGGAGATGAATACAACTGTGCCGCAGGAGATGGCAGATTTGCTCCTGGAAGAGGTTGTTCGCCACCGTGCTGGAGAAATAGAGGATGACATGACTGTCATGGTGGCAGCAATTGATCGCAATATGCCGGAATGGGCTTCCATCCCTACTTATAAAAACAAAGTGAAGGAGGCATAGCGAACGTATATTATCTCTCTTTCCCGTCGATGATGAAGATAACGAATTGGAGAAGAGGGATAACGATGAAACCGAGTACGCTGAAACAGATCCTGCTGATCACAGATGGATGCTCCAACCGCGGCGAAGATCCAGCAGCGGTCGCTGCCTTGGCTTATGCCCAACACATTACGGTTAATGTAATCGGTATTCTGGAGGAGGGGCATACGGAACATTCACTTAGCCTCGAAGAAGTGGAGAACATTGCTAAAGCAGGGGGCGGTGTCAGTCAGTTGATTTATAAGCAAGCTTTGACAGAGACAGTCCAAATGGTGACAAAACAGGCAATGACCCAGACGATCGAGGGGGTCGTTAATCGGGAATTAAAGCAAATCTTAGGGCCAGGTAATTCATTGGACGATTTGCCGCCGGAAAAAAGGGGCGATGTACTGGAAGTCGTTGAGGAAATAAGTGAAACGGCTAATCTGGAAGTGCTTATACTTGTAGATACGAGTGCCAGCATGCACCATAAGCTTCCTGTAGTAAAGGAGGCGCTGATCGATCTTTCCATTAGTATGAATGCACGCCTTGGCAATAATAAGTTTGCCATACTTGGTTTCCCTGGAAAAAGGGATCCTGCAGTCAAAGTGATGGAGTGGACGGAGCGACTGGAAAACGTGTCTTCTGTTTTTCCGAAGCTTGCTACAGGCGGAGTCACACCGACAGGGCCTGCGCTGCGGGAAGCAATTCACGAATTCAGCCGCAAATCTCTGCCAAAGCGTACAGACGGGATAGCTGAATATGAAGAATTCGGCAGCTGATTTACAACCCGGTATCCGTTTGACGGGCAAATGGCATAAAGGAAACTATCCGCTGATACGAAAACTTGGCAGCGGAGCAATCGGCACTGTTTATCTGACAAAAAGAAACGGCGTCGATGCCGCCTTGAAAATCAGTGATAAACGTACCTCAATGACGATGGAAATCAATGTACTGCAATCGCTGAAAAAGGTCCAGGGACATTTCCTAGGACCTTGTTTGTTTGATAGCGATGATTATGTCAGTCCAAGCGGCAAACTGTATACCTTTTATGTGATGGAATATATTCAGGGAAGCAAACTTGATACATACATAAAAGCAAAAGGTTCGGAGTGGCTGCCGGTATTGCTGCTGGGATTGCTGGAGGATTTGGATCACCTCCATCAAGCAGGTTGGGTTTTCGGTGATTTGAAGCTTGATAATTTGGTTGTTTGTGAAAACCCTGTTCGGCTTCGGTGGGTAGATGTAGGAGGGACAACACAGAAAGGCAGGGCAATCAAGGAATATACCGAGTTTTATGACCGAGGACACTGGGGTATGGGAAGCAGGAAAGCAGAACCCTCATACGATCTATTTGCACTTGCTATGACAGCCTTGGAAATTGTGAATGGCGGAAGATTTCTGAAAGGAGATACACCGAAAGCAGCCATAAGGGCGGCGCTATCCCGTGCTGAAAAACTGCGGCCAATCCTGGATAAGGCTTTGACAGGCAAATATTCAGACAGCGCTGCGATGAAGCAGGATCTGGTAAAGCATCTTATGAGGAGGAAGGCTCCTGCACCGGCAGCAACTCCTTCCCGAGTAGCGAAGAGCAATAGGCGCAAGACCGGTTTGGGAGAGTGTGTCGTATTAAGTGTCTATGGCATTGCTTGCTATGTCCTTTATCTGCTGCAATAAACTTTTTGTCTCGCAGCATAAGTGGTACGATAAAAGCAGCAACTACATAAGGATGACGGAAAATGGAACATACTGTGACAGCATTTATGGACAGACATGGTTTATGGAAGGAAGGTTCGACTATCCTGGCTGGTGTATCTGGCGGACCCGATTCAATGGCATTGCTTCATTTCCTGAAGGAACAGAAGCAGCGGCGAAATTGGCACATCATTGCCTTAAGTGTCGACCATGGTTTACGGGGCGAAGAATCCAGGTTAGACACGGTATTCGTAAAAGAAATATGCGAAAAATGGGGGATTGTATCGGAAGCTGTAACTTTAGACGTTCCGGGATGGAAGGAAGCACATCAGCAAAGCACCCAGGTTGCAGCCAGGGAAATGCGCTACAGCTATTTCGAGGAGTGCATGTCGCGTTTTGATGCAGACGCTTTGTTTCTTGCCCATCATGGGGACGATCAGGCAGAAACCATCCTGATGCGGCTGGCACGGGGATCTAATCCTTCTGCAGTCAGCGGCATGGATATCAAGCGGCCATTCGCTGGCGGAGAACTCATCCGTCCGATGCTGTCGTGCAGCAAAGCCCAAATTCAACAATATTGTGAACAGCATGACATACCATATCGTATCGATCCGTCAAATGCATCAGAGGATTATACGCGTAATTTCTTCCGTCACCGTGTACTGGATCCGATAAAGAAGGAATTCCCGACCTTCCATCAGCATGCGCAGCGCTTTAGCGAAGCGCTTAAAGCAGATGAAGCTTATCTGGAGGGACAGGCCGCGGAGATGTTTGCAGAATTGGTGGAATATGATGCCGGGAAACAGGCGGCAGCCTTTGAAATAGACCGATTTCTTACATACCCGATTGCTTTACAAAGAAGAGTGTATCATCTAATATTGATGTATCTGTATCAAGCGCTTCCGGTGGACTTGCACCATCGGCACGAAGCGCAGTTCTTTGAACTGATAGCTAGCTCTAAAGCAAACAGCTCTTTAGATTTTCCGGCAGGATTACAACTGACAAAGTCCTATAGCCGAATGACGGTATCTTTTCGTAATGAGGCAAAGGACTTATTCCATTATACATTTCACGCTCCCGGATGCGTCACGTTACCTGATGGATCTCTATTATCGGCTTCTTTTACCCCACACTCAACCGAAAACGGTTCCCACGACTTCGTACTGCCCCTTGCGGATGTTACCTTGCCTTTACAGGTCCGTACAAGGAAAAATGGCGACAAAATGAAGCTGCGCGGAATGAGAGGGACCAAAAAAGTAAAAGATATTTTCATTGATGAAAAAATTCCTGCTGTTAAAAGGCGGGACTGGCCGATTGTGGAGGATGCGACTGGCACTATTTTATGGCTTATCGGTTTAAGAAAAGGGGAAACAGGCAGAACAACAGGAGAATCAGGCAGCTATTTGCGTCTGTGCTACCAAGCGAAAAAAGGGGAACAAACAGGAGGACCGAGCAATGCATGATGAGATTGAGAAAGTACTGATTACAAAGGAAGAGATCGAAGCAAAATGCGCTGAGATCGGGAAGCAGCTTACAGAGGAATACAAGGATTCCTTCCCGCTTGCTATTGGCGTATTGAAAGGCGCCCTTCCGTTCATGTCCGATGTACTCCGTCATATGGATACACATCTGGAGATGGATTTCATGGATGTGTCCAGCTACGGCGGCGGCATGACATCTTCTGGTGAAGTGAAAATCGTCAAGGACTTGGATACAAAAGTGGAAGGCAGAGATCTTTTGATCATCGAGGATATTATCGATAGCGGTCTCACATTGAGCTATCTGGTTGATTTATTCAAATACCGGAAAGCAAAGTCGATTAAAATCGTCACGCTTCTTGATAAACCTTCAGGACGTACGGCGAAGATCCAGGCGGACTTGGTCGGTTTCCGTGTGCCAAATGAATTCGTTGTCGGATATGGTTTGGATTATCAGGAGAAATATCGTAATTTGCCGTATATCGGTGTTTTGAAACCGGAAGTGTATGGCGGCGCCCGTACCGAATAATCGGTACCGGTATGGATCATCTTCCTTTTACATAAGGTAAAGGGTATTTAGTTGTATAGCAGGTTTTGCATATGGTAGTATTTACTATAGTTTTCTCGTTTGGGAGGAGGTAGGCAATGAGCAAAGTGTTCCGTAATACCTTAATGGTTATAATTATTTTTGTAGTCATTATAGGTGTGATCAACTTATTCAAGAATCAGACGAACGAAATCGAACAGTATGACATTAACAAGTTTAGAACCACGCTTGAGAGTGGTGATATACAAAGCATGACCGTCCAGCCTACTAACAATATCTATACGGTAAGAGGTGAGACGGAAGATAACAAGCAGTTCCAGACTGAGATACCTCAGAATGAACAGCTGATGAGTGAAATCATCAATACGGCAAATGAACAAGGCGTTAAGATGAATGCAGATGAAGAGCCGCAGCCAAGTTTCTGGCAGACTCTACTGACAACCCTCTTCCCTATCTTGCTGCTTGTATTAATCTTCTTGTTCTTCATGAGTCAGGCACAAGGCGGAGGCAGCCGAGTGATGAACTTTGGTAAGAGTAAGGCGAAGATGTACAATGAAGAGAAGAAGAAAGTTAAATTCCGTGATGTAGCTGGAGCCGACGAAGAGAAGCAAGAGCTTGTCGAAGTTGTCGACTTCCTAAAAGATCCGCGTAAATTCTCTGCAGTAGGAGCACGTATCCCGAAAGGTGTCCTCCTTGTAGGTCCTCCGGGTACAGGTAAAACATTGCTTGCTCGTGCGGTAGCAGGAGAGGCAGGCGTGCCGTTCTTCTCTATTAGTGGTTCGGACTTTGTAGAGATGTTTGTAGGGGTCGGTGCATCCCGTGTACGTGATTTGTTTGAAAATGCTAAGAAAAACGCACCATGTATCATCTTTATCGATGAGATTGATGCTGTGGGACGTCAGCGTGGAGCCGGTTTAGGCGGCGGTCACGATGAGCGTGAGCAGACATTGAACCAATTGCTTGTTGAAATGGATGGTTTCGGTGCAAATGAAGGAATCATCATCATTGCTGCAACAAACCGTGCAGACATTCTTGACCCAGCCCTTCTTCGCCCTGGCCGTTTCGACCGTCAAATTACAGTTGACCGTCCTGACCTAGGCGGACGTGAGGCAGTCCTGAAAGTACATGCTCGCAACAAACCGCTTGATGAGTCCGTTAATCTGCGTACAATCGCGATGCGTACTCCAGGATTCTCCGGAGCGGATTTGGAGAACCTCTTGAACGAAGCTGCACTAGTAGCCGCACGAAGTGACCGTAAGCAAATTATCATGGACGACGTTGATGAAGCGATCGACCGTGTCATTGCAGGTCCTGCGAAGAAGAGCCGAGTCATCTCCAAGAAAGAACGTAATATCGTTGCTTACCATGAGAGCGGTCATACCGTGATCGGTATGGTGCTTGATGATGCTGATATGGTGCATAAAGTAACAATCGTTCCTCGTGGCCAAGCTGGCGGTTATGCTGTCATGCTTCCAAGAGAAGATCGCTATTTCATGACCAAGCCCGAATTGCTTGATAAAATCACCGGATTGCTCGGCGGACGTGTTGCAGAAGAAGTCATCTTCGGTGAAGTAAGTACCGGAGCACATAATGACTTCCAGCGTGCAACAGGTATTGCCCGTAAGATGGTTACAGAATACGGTATGAGTGATAAGATTGGACCGTTGCAGTTCACAAGCAGCGGCGGAAATGTATTCCTCGGCCGTGATATTCAGAATGAACAAACGTACAGTGAAGCAATTGCTTATGAGATCGATCAGGAAGTACAGAACTTCATCAATCAGTGTTATGCACGTGCGAAGCAGATTCTTACTGAAAATAAAGAGAAGCTTGAGCTTATTGCCCAAACACTCCTTGAGATCGAAACATTAGATGCTTTCCAAATCCAAACATTGTTTGATAAAGGACGCCTTCCTACGGAGGATGAGGTTGCCGCTGAACGCACAAAATCAGAGAAGAAAACAAGCCTGCTGAAGGATAGTGACGACGATGTAACTGTCACAATTCAGCCGCAGGAAGAAAATGGAGCAGCTCCGTCTGATGACACAGCTATCGACGAAGATGTTTCCAAATCGCCGGATCAGTCAGGTATACCTGAGGAAAATCCGCGAACAAATGATGATTCAGATAATCGTCCAAAAGCATAAAAGAAAAGGTCTCCTTTTGGGAGGCCTTTTTCTTTGTTTGGGTATAGTAAACATATAAAAGGATTTACCAGCGGGATTATGATAAGATAAGCAATACCTTGTGGAAAAAATAGGCCGATATGGTCGATATATATAGAAGGAGTGACATTGCTCTTATGGGTGATTATTTAATTAAAGCGACAGGATTTAACGGTAATATCCGTGCTTATGCAATACAATCGACAGAATTAGTGGAAGAAGCACGCCGCCGTCACGATACGTGGGCAACTGCATCGGCAGCACTTGGACGTACGCTGACAATAAGTACGATGATGGGTGTAATGCTTAAAGGAGAAGACAAGCTGACAGTAAAGGTTGAAGGCGACGGACCAGTCGGACCTATCATTGTAGACAGCAATGCAAAAGGTGAAGTGAGAGGATATATCACGAATCCGCATGTCGACTTTGAACTGAACTCCATCGGTAAACTGGATGTCTCTCGTGCTGTAGGTACTGTCGGAACATTGAGTGTAGCGAAAGATCTTGGTCTGAAAGAAATGTTTACTGGTCAAGTACCGATTGTATCTGGAGAGATTGGAGAGGACTTCACCTATTATTTCGCAAACTCCGAGCAGGTACCTTCTGCGGTAGGTGCGGGAGTATTGGTTAATCCGGATCATACCATCCTTGCTGCCGGCGGCTTTATTTTGCAAGTGCTGCCTGGAGCGGATGATACAATCATTACGCAATTGGAAGAGCGGATCAGCTCTATTGCCCCAATCTCCACACTGATCAGAGAAGGAAATACACCGGAGCAAATCCTTGAGAAGCTGATAGGAGAAGAAAATATCAACTTCCTGGACACTATGCCGGTTAGCTTTACTTGTCAGTGCTCAAAAGACCGCATCCAGAATGCAATTAAGAGTCTCGGTAATGAAGAGATCCAAGCAATGATTGATGAAGATCATGGTGCGGAGGCTAACTGCCACTTCTGTAATGAAACGTATACGTTTACGGAAGATGAATTGAAGGCACTGCTTCGATAAACCCTTCTCATTTGGTTTGACTTTTAGCAATATTTTGCTTACAGTTAAATAAATCCAATTAAAATAGTGGGAA
Coding sequences within it:
- the spoIIE gene encoding stage II sporulation protein E; the encoded protein is METVSRKKWGIYGVEQKRLENWKKKGFDLAKLLLIEKAWLLALVGFLLGRAVVLTTVSPFAAAFLASIWLTRRKRMVPITLATIAGAGTYHWTHGLYIAGTAFVLYFLAMISKKIPHQIRVMAVLVFLASSLPRMLALSYENTLTSFDWMMIGVEGILGSVLFIIFMQSIPLLSIKRYYPALKNEEIVCLIILLASVLTGTIGWQIQGAGVEQIFSRYFVLLLALIGGAAMGSTVGVVAGLILSLANVASLYEMSLLAFAGLLGGLLKDGKKFGVSIGLIIGTLLIGVYGQEQGMQEVYPSLLASAISILLLVLTPDSWIRRMSRFVPGTAEHSQEQEQYLQKVRDVTANRVQQFSNVFDALAKSFATPDREAEDVRNRETDFLLGNVTEQTCQLCFKKDRCWGAQQFDRTYQLMESLKEDMEDGGPPNKLLERNLESHCVKSKKVIETMKHELSFHQANQMLRRQVQESRRFVADQLNGVSEVMGDFAKEIVKEKENHEHQEVEMMAALRAAGLVVDKLDVFSLTKGSIDIEMHVSIQGYHGEGQKLIGPILSDILGETVVVTKEEIAPFPDKFCFLAFSSIKKFVVDTGVAHAAKGGGFVSGDSFSTIELGAGKYAIAISDGMGNGDRAHEESTETLRLLQQILQSGIREEVAIKSINSILSLRSNEEIFATLDLAVIDLHDAAVQFLKIGSTPSFIKRGDQVLKIESGNLPIGIVQDLEVDVVQEQLQPGDLLVMMSDGIFEAPRHVENTDIWLKRKIKEMNTTVPQEMADLLLEEVVRHRAGEIEDDMTVMVAAIDRNMPEWASIPTYKNKVKEA
- a CDS encoding vWA domain-containing protein, with product MKPSTLKQILLITDGCSNRGEDPAAVAALAYAQHITVNVIGILEEGHTEHSLSLEEVENIAKAGGGVSQLIYKQALTETVQMVTKQAMTQTIEGVVNRELKQILGPGNSLDDLPPEKRGDVLEVVEEISETANLEVLILVDTSASMHHKLPVVKEALIDLSISMNARLGNNKFAILGFPGKRDPAVKVMEWTERLENVSSVFPKLATGGVTPTGPALREAIHEFSRKSLPKRTDGIAEYEEFGS
- a CDS encoding serine/threonine-protein kinase, encoding MKNSAADLQPGIRLTGKWHKGNYPLIRKLGSGAIGTVYLTKRNGVDAALKISDKRTSMTMEINVLQSLKKVQGHFLGPCLFDSDDYVSPSGKLYTFYVMEYIQGSKLDTYIKAKGSEWLPVLLLGLLEDLDHLHQAGWVFGDLKLDNLVVCENPVRLRWVDVGGTTQKGRAIKEYTEFYDRGHWGMGSRKAEPSYDLFALAMTALEIVNGGRFLKGDTPKAAIRAALSRAEKLRPILDKALTGKYSDSAAMKQDLVKHLMRRKAPAPAATPSRVAKSNRRKTGLGECVVLSVYGIACYVLYLLQ
- the tilS gene encoding tRNA lysidine(34) synthetase TilS; this translates as MEHTVTAFMDRHGLWKEGSTILAGVSGGPDSMALLHFLKEQKQRRNWHIIALSVDHGLRGEESRLDTVFVKEICEKWGIVSEAVTLDVPGWKEAHQQSTQVAAREMRYSYFEECMSRFDADALFLAHHGDDQAETILMRLARGSNPSAVSGMDIKRPFAGGELIRPMLSCSKAQIQQYCEQHDIPYRIDPSNASEDYTRNFFRHRVLDPIKKEFPTFHQHAQRFSEALKADEAYLEGQAAEMFAELVEYDAGKQAAAFEIDRFLTYPIALQRRVYHLILMYLYQALPVDLHHRHEAQFFELIASSKANSSLDFPAGLQLTKSYSRMTVSFRNEAKDLFHYTFHAPGCVTLPDGSLLSASFTPHSTENGSHDFVLPLADVTLPLQVRTRKNGDKMKLRGMRGTKKVKDIFIDEKIPAVKRRDWPIVEDATGTILWLIGLRKGETGRTTGESGSYLRLCYQAKKGEQTGGPSNA
- the hpt gene encoding hypoxanthine phosphoribosyltransferase, with the translated sequence MHDEIEKVLITKEEIEAKCAEIGKQLTEEYKDSFPLAIGVLKGALPFMSDVLRHMDTHLEMDFMDVSSYGGGMTSSGEVKIVKDLDTKVEGRDLLIIEDIIDSGLTLSYLVDLFKYRKAKSIKIVTLLDKPSGRTAKIQADLVGFRVPNEFVVGYGLDYQEKYRNLPYIGVLKPEVYGGARTE
- the ftsH gene encoding ATP-dependent zinc metalloprotease FtsH; this translates as MSKVFRNTLMVIIIFVVIIGVINLFKNQTNEIEQYDINKFRTTLESGDIQSMTVQPTNNIYTVRGETEDNKQFQTEIPQNEQLMSEIINTANEQGVKMNADEEPQPSFWQTLLTTLFPILLLVLIFLFFMSQAQGGGSRVMNFGKSKAKMYNEEKKKVKFRDVAGADEEKQELVEVVDFLKDPRKFSAVGARIPKGVLLVGPPGTGKTLLARAVAGEAGVPFFSISGSDFVEMFVGVGASRVRDLFENAKKNAPCIIFIDEIDAVGRQRGAGLGGGHDEREQTLNQLLVEMDGFGANEGIIIIAATNRADILDPALLRPGRFDRQITVDRPDLGGREAVLKVHARNKPLDESVNLRTIAMRTPGFSGADLENLLNEAALVAARSDRKQIIMDDVDEAIDRVIAGPAKKSRVISKKERNIVAYHESGHTVIGMVLDDADMVHKVTIVPRGQAGGYAVMLPREDRYFMTKPELLDKITGLLGGRVAEEVIFGEVSTGAHNDFQRATGIARKMVTEYGMSDKIGPLQFTSSGGNVFLGRDIQNEQTYSEAIAYEIDQEVQNFINQCYARAKQILTENKEKLELIAQTLLEIETLDAFQIQTLFDKGRLPTEDEVAAERTKSEKKTSLLKDSDDDVTVTIQPQEENGAAPSDDTAIDEDVSKSPDQSGIPEENPRTNDDSDNRPKA
- the hslO gene encoding Hsp33 family molecular chaperone HslO, whose translation is MGDYLIKATGFNGNIRAYAIQSTELVEEARRRHDTWATASAALGRTLTISTMMGVMLKGEDKLTVKVEGDGPVGPIIVDSNAKGEVRGYITNPHVDFELNSIGKLDVSRAVGTVGTLSVAKDLGLKEMFTGQVPIVSGEIGEDFTYYFANSEQVPSAVGAGVLVNPDHTILAAGGFILQVLPGADDTIITQLEERISSIAPISTLIREGNTPEQILEKLIGEENINFLDTMPVSFTCQCSKDRIQNAIKSLGNEEIQAMIDEDHGAEANCHFCNETYTFTEDELKALLR